The following are encoded together in the Coffea arabica cultivar ET-39 chromosome 1c, Coffea Arabica ET-39 HiFi, whole genome shotgun sequence genome:
- the LOC140006505 gene encoding peroxidase 1-like, whose product MKLCHVLTFLGAFLTSFVLGGRGGLVSSLLGEVSSVLGHLLVDNCYQTSCPQAQEIVREITWSHTSKNSALAAKLLRMHFHDCFVRGCDGSILLNSTADNTAEKDAIPNLSLAGFDVIDEIKRKLESECEKTVSCADILALAARDAVSYQFGKSMWDVKTGRKDGKISRDTEALANLPSPLSSFSTLKQRFSSKGLSVRDLVVLSGGHTIGIGHCNLFSNRLYNFTGKGDQDPSLNSTYASFLKTKCPNLAATSQVDMDPGSAQNFDPHYFVGLKQNSGMFQSDAALLTDAEARQYVDLLVDPKVFNAEFAKSMLNMGAILTGNGGEIRRDCRVVNS is encoded by the exons ATGAAGCTCTGCCATGTTTTGACATTCTTGGGGGCATTTCTAACTTCATTTGTTTTAGGGGGTCGAGGTGGTCTAGTTTCTTCTCTTTTAGGAGAAGTTTCTTCTGTTTTAGGACATCTTCTAGTTGACAATTGCTACCAGACATCATGTCCTCAAGCCCAGGAGATTGTAAGAGAAATCACGTGGAGCCACACGTCCAAGAATTCTGCCTTGGCCGCTAAGCTTCTGAGAATGCATTTCCATGACTGTTTCGTCAGG GGATGTGATGGCTCAATATTACTGAACTCGACCGCAGATAATACTGCCGAGAAGGACGCAATTCCAAATCTATCACTGGCAGGTTTTGATGTTATTGACGAAATCAAAAGAAAGCTCGAATCAGAATGTGAAAAAACTGTGTCTTGTGCGGATATTTTGGCTTTGGCAGCAAGGGATGCTGTTTCTTATCAA TTCGGAAAGTCAATGTGGGATGTGAAAACAGGCAGAAAAGATGGCAAAATTTCTCGAGATACAGAAGCCTTGGCAAACCTTCCATCCCCTTTGTCCAGTTTCTCAACTCTCAAACAAAGGTTTTCTAGCAAAGGACTTAGTGTCCGTGACCTTGTGGTATTATCAG GTGGACACACGATTGGAATCGGGCATTGCAATCTGTTCAGCAACAGGTTGTACAATTTCACAGGGAAAGGAGACCAGGACCCTTCCTTGAACTCCACATACGCTTCATTCTTGAAAACTAAATGCCCTAACCTTGCAGCCACATCCCAGGTGGATATGGATCCTGGAAGCGCTCAAAATTTTGATCCCCATTACTTTGTTGGCCTAAAGCAGAACTCGGGGATGTTCCAATCTGATGCCGCCCTCTTAACTGATGCCGAGGCACGTCAGTATGTGGATCTCCTCGTCGATCCAAAAGTGTTCAATGCAGAATTTGCCAAGTCCATGTTGAACATGGGAGCAATACTCACAGGAAATGGTGGAGAGATTAGGCGAGATTGCAGAGTAGTCAATTCCTGA